A single Biomphalaria glabrata chromosome 2, xgBioGlab47.1, whole genome shotgun sequence DNA region contains:
- the LOC106063829 gene encoding cyclin-dependent kinase-like 1 isoform X3, with product MERYENLGLVGEGSYGMVLKCKHKETGQLVAIKKFLESEDDKIVQKIALREIKMLKQLRHDNLVNLIETFRKRKRLYLVFEFVDHTILDELEKCPNGLDENTCRRILWQVLKGTEFCHSHNIIHRDIKPENLLISKSGIVKICDFGFARTLAQPGEAYTDYVATRWYRAPELLVGDTKYGRAVDIWAIGCLLSEMLTGEPLFPGDSDIDQLYHIIRCFGNLPSRHKEVFHRNPLFVGMRLPEVKEVAPFGKKYPRVSEEAVDVMKLCLQLDPDQRPTCTDLLKHNLFTKDGFGPRFVLELRQKIAQEHSGSHNLRGKETCRTLEHSLENSNETLEKLKNTNENHKTIKAAVKKKKKTDMKESQESIIEDKANKKSTETSSKVPAKQIPLKPVSTASVVNQSNHAISLPPATTATAIINSNASHAISQEEVTTDNHDKESREHAPQNSHQNGGSIPPITSSHQTRPAIVKLKSDEKWSPRNPLMNGNRTSTFRSNEKFKKVSQFPKKSPSKTQYNYSASTSPQSVLIERSSVQEDSQEKLKNKSQVNLDKSHDDRPGLSLPEVKRAADVNTKGKDKQLSPFKKSSFSSIPHINNNEPLTSSSSQMEVTTGHEREGQSSTLPNV from the exons ATGGAGAGATATGAGAACTTGGGATTAGTCGGAGAGGGCAGTTATGGTATGGTGTTAAAATGTAAACACAAGGAAACAGGTCAGTTAGTGGCCATCAAAAAGTTTCTGGAGTCAGAGGATGATAAAATTGTTCAAAAAATTGCTCTCAGGGAAATCAAGATGCTGAAG cAATTGCGCCATGATaatcttgtaaatttaattgaGACATTTCGAAAGCGCAAGCGGCTCTACCTAGTTTTTGAATTTGTTGACCATACCATCCTAGATGAACTTGAAAAATGTCCCAATGGGCTGGATGAAAATACTTGCAGAAGAATTTTATGGCAAGTACTCAAAGGGACGGAGTTTTGCCATTCACATAAT atAATTCACAGAGATATTAAACCAGAAAATTTGCTGATCAGCAAGAGTGGAATTGTTAAAATTTGTGATTTCGGTTTTGCTCGGACATTGGCCCAGCCTGGTGAGGCTTACACAGATTACGTTGCTACTCGTTGGTACAGAGCTCCGGAACTCTTAGTGGGAGATACTAAATATGGCAG GGCAGTTGACATCTGGGCTATTGGCTGCTTGCTGTCAGAGATGTTGACGGGTGAGCCTCTGTTTCCAGGAGACTCAGATATTGACCAGCTGTATCACATCATCAGATGTTTTG GAAATCTGCCTTCAAGACACAAGGAAGTGTTCCACCGAAATCCTCTCTTTGTTGGCATGCGCCTGCCAGAAGTGAAAGAGGTTGCACCTTTTGGGAAAAAATATCCTCGTGTTTCTGAGGAGGCTGTAGATGTTATGAAg CTGTGTCTTCAGTTAGACCCAGATCAGCGTCCTACCTGTACAGATCTATTAAAACATAATCTTTTTACCAAGGATGGATTTGGACCTCGTTTTGTATTAGAGCTACGTCAGAAAATAGCACAAGAACACTCAGGCAGCCACAACCTTAGGGGAAAAGAAACGTGCAGAACTCTAGAGCATTCTTTGGAAAACTCCAATGAAACTTTGGAGAAACTTAAAAacacaaatgaaaatcacaaaacaataaaagcagctgtcaagaaaaagaaaaaaacagacaTGAAAGAA TCTCAGGAATCAATCATTGAGGATAAAGCTAATAAAAAGTCAACAGAGACAAGCTCCAAGGTTCCTGCTAAACAAATCCCGCTCAAACCAGTTTCAACAGCCTCAGTTGTCAACCAAAGCAATCATGCCATAAGTTTACCTCCAGCGACCACTGCCACTGCAATTATCAATTCTAATGCCTCTCACGCCATTTCACAAGAGGAGGTAACCACTGACAATCATGACAAGGAGAGTAGAGAGCATGCCCCACAGAATTCCCATCAGAATGGAGGCAGCATTCCACCAATAACAAGTAGCCATCAAACACG TCCTGCCATCGTGAAGCTAAAGAGTGATGAGAAATGGTCACCTCGCAACCCACTGATGAATGGAAACAGAACATCTACCTTCAG AAGCaatgaaaagtttaaaaaagtcAGCCAGTTCCCCAAGAAAAGTCCTTCTAAAACACAATACAACTACAGCGCCTCCACCTCGCCCCAGTCAGTTCTGATAGAGAGAAGCTCAGTTCAGGAGGATAGTCAGGAGAAACTGAAGAATAAAAGTCAAGTTAACCTTGATAAAAGTCATGATGACCGGCCGGGTCTTAGTTTGCCAGAAGTGAAAAGAGCCGCTGATG TGAACACCAAGGGCAAGGACAAGCAGCTGAGTCCTTTCAAGAAGTCAAGTTTCTCCAGCATCCCTCACATAAACAACAATGAACCTTTGACCTCTAGCAGTTCACAA ATGGAGGTCACCACAGGTCATGAGAGAGAGGGTCAGAGTTCAACACTTCCTAATGTTTGA
- the LOC106063829 gene encoding cyclin-dependent kinase-like 2 isoform X2 produces the protein MERYENLGLVGEGSYGMVLKCKHKETGQLVAIKKFLESEDDKIVQKIALREIKMLKQLRHDNLVNLIETFRKRKRLYLVFEFVDHTILDELEKCPNGLDENTCRRILWQVLKGTEFCHSHNIIHRDIKPENLLISKSGIVKICDFGFARTLAQPGEAYTDYVATRWYRAPELLVGDTKYGRAVDIWAIGCLLSEMLTGEPLFPGDSDIDQLYHIIRCFGNLPSRHKEVFHRNPLFVGMRLPEVKEVAPFGKKYPRVSEEAVDVMKLCLQLDPDQRPTCTDLLKHNLFTKDGFGPRFVLELRQKIAQEHSGSHNLRGKETCRTLEHSLENSNETLEKLKNTNENHKTIKAAVKKKKKTDMKESQESIIEDKANKKSTETSSKVPAKQIPLKPVSTASVVNQSNHAISLPPATTATAIINSNASHAISQEEVTTDNHDKESREHAPQNSHQNGGSIPPITSSHQTRMPKLHTTFLSPAIVKLKSDEKWSPRNPLMNGNRTSTFSNEKFKKVSQFPKKSPSKTQYNYSASTSPQSVLIERSSVQEDSQEKLKNKSQVNLDKSHDDRPGLSLPEVKRAADVNTKGKDKQLSPFKKSSFSSIPHINNNEPLTSSSSQMEVTTGHEREGQSSTLPNV, from the exons ATGGAGAGATATGAGAACTTGGGATTAGTCGGAGAGGGCAGTTATGGTATGGTGTTAAAATGTAAACACAAGGAAACAGGTCAGTTAGTGGCCATCAAAAAGTTTCTGGAGTCAGAGGATGATAAAATTGTTCAAAAAATTGCTCTCAGGGAAATCAAGATGCTGAAG cAATTGCGCCATGATaatcttgtaaatttaattgaGACATTTCGAAAGCGCAAGCGGCTCTACCTAGTTTTTGAATTTGTTGACCATACCATCCTAGATGAACTTGAAAAATGTCCCAATGGGCTGGATGAAAATACTTGCAGAAGAATTTTATGGCAAGTACTCAAAGGGACGGAGTTTTGCCATTCACATAAT atAATTCACAGAGATATTAAACCAGAAAATTTGCTGATCAGCAAGAGTGGAATTGTTAAAATTTGTGATTTCGGTTTTGCTCGGACATTGGCCCAGCCTGGTGAGGCTTACACAGATTACGTTGCTACTCGTTGGTACAGAGCTCCGGAACTCTTAGTGGGAGATACTAAATATGGCAG GGCAGTTGACATCTGGGCTATTGGCTGCTTGCTGTCAGAGATGTTGACGGGTGAGCCTCTGTTTCCAGGAGACTCAGATATTGACCAGCTGTATCACATCATCAGATGTTTTG GAAATCTGCCTTCAAGACACAAGGAAGTGTTCCACCGAAATCCTCTCTTTGTTGGCATGCGCCTGCCAGAAGTGAAAGAGGTTGCACCTTTTGGGAAAAAATATCCTCGTGTTTCTGAGGAGGCTGTAGATGTTATGAAg CTGTGTCTTCAGTTAGACCCAGATCAGCGTCCTACCTGTACAGATCTATTAAAACATAATCTTTTTACCAAGGATGGATTTGGACCTCGTTTTGTATTAGAGCTACGTCAGAAAATAGCACAAGAACACTCAGGCAGCCACAACCTTAGGGGAAAAGAAACGTGCAGAACTCTAGAGCATTCTTTGGAAAACTCCAATGAAACTTTGGAGAAACTTAAAAacacaaatgaaaatcacaaaacaataaaagcagctgtcaagaaaaagaaaaaaacagacaTGAAAGAA TCTCAGGAATCAATCATTGAGGATAAAGCTAATAAAAAGTCAACAGAGACAAGCTCCAAGGTTCCTGCTAAACAAATCCCGCTCAAACCAGTTTCAACAGCCTCAGTTGTCAACCAAAGCAATCATGCCATAAGTTTACCTCCAGCGACCACTGCCACTGCAATTATCAATTCTAATGCCTCTCACGCCATTTCACAAGAGGAGGTAACCACTGACAATCATGACAAGGAGAGTAGAGAGCATGCCCCACAGAATTCCCATCAGAATGGAGGCAGCATTCCACCAATAACAAGTAGCCATCAAACACG aaTGCCAAAATTGCATACTACATTTTTAAG TCCTGCCATCGTGAAGCTAAAGAGTGATGAGAAATGGTCACCTCGCAACCCACTGATGAATGGAAACAGAACATCTACCTTCAG CaatgaaaagtttaaaaaagtcAGCCAGTTCCCCAAGAAAAGTCCTTCTAAAACACAATACAACTACAGCGCCTCCACCTCGCCCCAGTCAGTTCTGATAGAGAGAAGCTCAGTTCAGGAGGATAGTCAGGAGAAACTGAAGAATAAAAGTCAAGTTAACCTTGATAAAAGTCATGATGACCGGCCGGGTCTTAGTTTGCCAGAAGTGAAAAGAGCCGCTGATG TGAACACCAAGGGCAAGGACAAGCAGCTGAGTCCTTTCAAGAAGTCAAGTTTCTCCAGCATCCCTCACATAAACAACAATGAACCTTTGACCTCTAGCAGTTCACAA ATGGAGGTCACCACAGGTCATGAGAGAGAGGGTCAGAGTTCAACACTTCCTAATGTTTGA
- the LOC106063829 gene encoding cyclin-dependent kinase-like 2 isoform X1, with protein sequence MERYENLGLVGEGSYGMVLKCKHKETGQLVAIKKFLESEDDKIVQKIALREIKMLKQLRHDNLVNLIETFRKRKRLYLVFEFVDHTILDELEKCPNGLDENTCRRILWQVLKGTEFCHSHNIIHRDIKPENLLISKSGIVKICDFGFARTLAQPGEAYTDYVATRWYRAPELLVGDTKYGRAVDIWAIGCLLSEMLTGEPLFPGDSDIDQLYHIIRCFGNLPSRHKEVFHRNPLFVGMRLPEVKEVAPFGKKYPRVSEEAVDVMKLCLQLDPDQRPTCTDLLKHNLFTKDGFGPRFVLELRQKIAQEHSGSHNLRGKETCRTLEHSLENSNETLEKLKNTNENHKTIKAAVKKKKKTDMKESQESIIEDKANKKSTETSSKVPAKQIPLKPVSTASVVNQSNHAISLPPATTATAIINSNASHAISQEEVTTDNHDKESREHAPQNSHQNGGSIPPITSSHQTRMPKLHTTFLSPAIVKLKSDEKWSPRNPLMNGNRTSTFRSNEKFKKVSQFPKKSPSKTQYNYSASTSPQSVLIERSSVQEDSQEKLKNKSQVNLDKSHDDRPGLSLPEVKRAADVNTKGKDKQLSPFKKSSFSSIPHINNNEPLTSSSSQMEVTTGHEREGQSSTLPNV encoded by the exons ATGGAGAGATATGAGAACTTGGGATTAGTCGGAGAGGGCAGTTATGGTATGGTGTTAAAATGTAAACACAAGGAAACAGGTCAGTTAGTGGCCATCAAAAAGTTTCTGGAGTCAGAGGATGATAAAATTGTTCAAAAAATTGCTCTCAGGGAAATCAAGATGCTGAAG cAATTGCGCCATGATaatcttgtaaatttaattgaGACATTTCGAAAGCGCAAGCGGCTCTACCTAGTTTTTGAATTTGTTGACCATACCATCCTAGATGAACTTGAAAAATGTCCCAATGGGCTGGATGAAAATACTTGCAGAAGAATTTTATGGCAAGTACTCAAAGGGACGGAGTTTTGCCATTCACATAAT atAATTCACAGAGATATTAAACCAGAAAATTTGCTGATCAGCAAGAGTGGAATTGTTAAAATTTGTGATTTCGGTTTTGCTCGGACATTGGCCCAGCCTGGTGAGGCTTACACAGATTACGTTGCTACTCGTTGGTACAGAGCTCCGGAACTCTTAGTGGGAGATACTAAATATGGCAG GGCAGTTGACATCTGGGCTATTGGCTGCTTGCTGTCAGAGATGTTGACGGGTGAGCCTCTGTTTCCAGGAGACTCAGATATTGACCAGCTGTATCACATCATCAGATGTTTTG GAAATCTGCCTTCAAGACACAAGGAAGTGTTCCACCGAAATCCTCTCTTTGTTGGCATGCGCCTGCCAGAAGTGAAAGAGGTTGCACCTTTTGGGAAAAAATATCCTCGTGTTTCTGAGGAGGCTGTAGATGTTATGAAg CTGTGTCTTCAGTTAGACCCAGATCAGCGTCCTACCTGTACAGATCTATTAAAACATAATCTTTTTACCAAGGATGGATTTGGACCTCGTTTTGTATTAGAGCTACGTCAGAAAATAGCACAAGAACACTCAGGCAGCCACAACCTTAGGGGAAAAGAAACGTGCAGAACTCTAGAGCATTCTTTGGAAAACTCCAATGAAACTTTGGAGAAACTTAAAAacacaaatgaaaatcacaaaacaataaaagcagctgtcaagaaaaagaaaaaaacagacaTGAAAGAA TCTCAGGAATCAATCATTGAGGATAAAGCTAATAAAAAGTCAACAGAGACAAGCTCCAAGGTTCCTGCTAAACAAATCCCGCTCAAACCAGTTTCAACAGCCTCAGTTGTCAACCAAAGCAATCATGCCATAAGTTTACCTCCAGCGACCACTGCCACTGCAATTATCAATTCTAATGCCTCTCACGCCATTTCACAAGAGGAGGTAACCACTGACAATCATGACAAGGAGAGTAGAGAGCATGCCCCACAGAATTCCCATCAGAATGGAGGCAGCATTCCACCAATAACAAGTAGCCATCAAACACG aaTGCCAAAATTGCATACTACATTTTTAAG TCCTGCCATCGTGAAGCTAAAGAGTGATGAGAAATGGTCACCTCGCAACCCACTGATGAATGGAAACAGAACATCTACCTTCAG AAGCaatgaaaagtttaaaaaagtcAGCCAGTTCCCCAAGAAAAGTCCTTCTAAAACACAATACAACTACAGCGCCTCCACCTCGCCCCAGTCAGTTCTGATAGAGAGAAGCTCAGTTCAGGAGGATAGTCAGGAGAAACTGAAGAATAAAAGTCAAGTTAACCTTGATAAAAGTCATGATGACCGGCCGGGTCTTAGTTTGCCAGAAGTGAAAAGAGCCGCTGATG TGAACACCAAGGGCAAGGACAAGCAGCTGAGTCCTTTCAAGAAGTCAAGTTTCTCCAGCATCCCTCACATAAACAACAATGAACCTTTGACCTCTAGCAGTTCACAA ATGGAGGTCACCACAGGTCATGAGAGAGAGGGTCAGAGTTCAACACTTCCTAATGTTTGA
- the LOC106063829 gene encoding cyclin-dependent kinase-like 1 isoform X4, with protein MERYENLGLVGEGSYGMVLKCKHKETGQLVAIKKFLESEDDKIVQKIALREIKMLKQLRHDNLVNLIETFRKRKRLYLVFEFVDHTILDELEKCPNGLDENTCRRILWQVLKGTEFCHSHNIIHRDIKPENLLISKSGIVKICDFGFARTLAQPGEAYTDYVATRWYRAPELLVGDTKYGRAVDIWAIGCLLSEMLTGEPLFPGDSDIDQLYHIIRCFGNLPSRHKEVFHRNPLFVGMRLPEVKEVAPFGKKYPRVSEEAVDVMKLCLQLDPDQRPTCTDLLKHNLFTKDGFGPRFVLELRQKIAQEHSGSHNLRGKETCRTLEHSLENSNETLEKLKNTNENHKTIKAAVKKKKKTDMKESQESIIEDKANKKSTETSSKVPAKQIPLKPVSTASVVNQSNHAISLPPATTATAIINSNASHAISQEEVTTDNHDKESREHAPQNSHQNGGSIPPITSSHQTRPAIVKLKSDEKWSPRNPLMNGNRTSTFSNEKFKKVSQFPKKSPSKTQYNYSASTSPQSVLIERSSVQEDSQEKLKNKSQVNLDKSHDDRPGLSLPEVKRAADVNTKGKDKQLSPFKKSSFSSIPHINNNEPLTSSSSQMEVTTGHEREGQSSTLPNV; from the exons ATGGAGAGATATGAGAACTTGGGATTAGTCGGAGAGGGCAGTTATGGTATGGTGTTAAAATGTAAACACAAGGAAACAGGTCAGTTAGTGGCCATCAAAAAGTTTCTGGAGTCAGAGGATGATAAAATTGTTCAAAAAATTGCTCTCAGGGAAATCAAGATGCTGAAG cAATTGCGCCATGATaatcttgtaaatttaattgaGACATTTCGAAAGCGCAAGCGGCTCTACCTAGTTTTTGAATTTGTTGACCATACCATCCTAGATGAACTTGAAAAATGTCCCAATGGGCTGGATGAAAATACTTGCAGAAGAATTTTATGGCAAGTACTCAAAGGGACGGAGTTTTGCCATTCACATAAT atAATTCACAGAGATATTAAACCAGAAAATTTGCTGATCAGCAAGAGTGGAATTGTTAAAATTTGTGATTTCGGTTTTGCTCGGACATTGGCCCAGCCTGGTGAGGCTTACACAGATTACGTTGCTACTCGTTGGTACAGAGCTCCGGAACTCTTAGTGGGAGATACTAAATATGGCAG GGCAGTTGACATCTGGGCTATTGGCTGCTTGCTGTCAGAGATGTTGACGGGTGAGCCTCTGTTTCCAGGAGACTCAGATATTGACCAGCTGTATCACATCATCAGATGTTTTG GAAATCTGCCTTCAAGACACAAGGAAGTGTTCCACCGAAATCCTCTCTTTGTTGGCATGCGCCTGCCAGAAGTGAAAGAGGTTGCACCTTTTGGGAAAAAATATCCTCGTGTTTCTGAGGAGGCTGTAGATGTTATGAAg CTGTGTCTTCAGTTAGACCCAGATCAGCGTCCTACCTGTACAGATCTATTAAAACATAATCTTTTTACCAAGGATGGATTTGGACCTCGTTTTGTATTAGAGCTACGTCAGAAAATAGCACAAGAACACTCAGGCAGCCACAACCTTAGGGGAAAAGAAACGTGCAGAACTCTAGAGCATTCTTTGGAAAACTCCAATGAAACTTTGGAGAAACTTAAAAacacaaatgaaaatcacaaaacaataaaagcagctgtcaagaaaaagaaaaaaacagacaTGAAAGAA TCTCAGGAATCAATCATTGAGGATAAAGCTAATAAAAAGTCAACAGAGACAAGCTCCAAGGTTCCTGCTAAACAAATCCCGCTCAAACCAGTTTCAACAGCCTCAGTTGTCAACCAAAGCAATCATGCCATAAGTTTACCTCCAGCGACCACTGCCACTGCAATTATCAATTCTAATGCCTCTCACGCCATTTCACAAGAGGAGGTAACCACTGACAATCATGACAAGGAGAGTAGAGAGCATGCCCCACAGAATTCCCATCAGAATGGAGGCAGCATTCCACCAATAACAAGTAGCCATCAAACACG TCCTGCCATCGTGAAGCTAAAGAGTGATGAGAAATGGTCACCTCGCAACCCACTGATGAATGGAAACAGAACATCTACCTTCAG CaatgaaaagtttaaaaaagtcAGCCAGTTCCCCAAGAAAAGTCCTTCTAAAACACAATACAACTACAGCGCCTCCACCTCGCCCCAGTCAGTTCTGATAGAGAGAAGCTCAGTTCAGGAGGATAGTCAGGAGAAACTGAAGAATAAAAGTCAAGTTAACCTTGATAAAAGTCATGATGACCGGCCGGGTCTTAGTTTGCCAGAAGTGAAAAGAGCCGCTGATG TGAACACCAAGGGCAAGGACAAGCAGCTGAGTCCTTTCAAGAAGTCAAGTTTCTCCAGCATCCCTCACATAAACAACAATGAACCTTTGACCTCTAGCAGTTCACAA ATGGAGGTCACCACAGGTCATGAGAGAGAGGGTCAGAGTTCAACACTTCCTAATGTTTGA